The following DNA comes from Verrucomicrobiia bacterium.
GGCGAGGAAGAGGCGGATGTGTCCGCCGGGGTGAAAGGCCTGCCAGACGCGGTGGAGGAATTCGCCGGCGGGGATGTTGGAGCGGACACCGCGGCGGGCGCACAGGGCGAGCATGAGTTGTCCGAAGGTGTCGAGGTCGGACTCCGACCCGGAGCGGATGAGGAGGCCGCGTTCCTGTCCCTGGCGGATGTAGCGGCGGGTGGTGCGCCTCATGCGGGCGAGGATTTCCTCTTCGGGGGGGGTAAGATCGACGACGAGGGTGGCGGCTTCGGAGGTCTGGGGCGGGAGAAGGGCGGGTTGGGGGAAATAGCCGGCGGCACGGAGGGCGGCCTCGGAGGGTCCTCCCTGGTACGGGAGGACCATGGAGAGGTAAGCCCAGCGGCGTTGGGCGGCGGCCGTGCGGAGGGTTTGGAGGAGCAGAGGGGCGAGGTGGGCGGCCTCCTCGAGGAGGAGCGGGCCGCGCTGGATGTAGGCGACGTGGCCGAGGCGGGGGGCAGGGCGGACAAGGACCTGGACGCCGCCCAGGAGGCGGTCCCCTTCGCGGAGGGTCCACCGGCAGGGTTCCCATCCGCGAATCCGCTGTGCGTCGCCCCAGCCGGAGGATTGTTCCGGGTGGGGCTGGGGATGGCGGGCGACCCAGGCATCCCATTCGGGGTCCCTGGGGTCCGTGGAGGGCACCACCCGGGGCGAATGCGTGTGGGTGATGTTCATCGGGCGGACAGGGGAAGGCGAGGCAGGGTTTGGGGAGAAGAGACGGGGGTGGCGCAGGGGGATTATGACGGCGGGTTGCGGGGTTGCCGGCGGGTTGGGGCGGGTTGGGAGGGGACAGGATCGACATCGACGGTGGGGGGCGGATTGGGCTGGCCGTTGCCGTCGGAGCGGAGCGTGGCGAGGAGACTGGCTCCTGCGGGGCGATGAGCGGGGGGGGCAGGGTCGGGGGGTGCGTCCGCCGGGGAGGTGGAGGGGATGGGGTTGTGGTACTGGGCGTAGTAGTAGGCGGTGTAGTAGTAGCCGGGATCGGAGGTGGAGACGCCGTTGAGGATGAGGCCGAGGATGCGGGCGCCGCGTTGACGGACGGTATTGACGGCGAGGCGGGCGAGGCGGAGGGAGGTCACTCCCGCGCGATAGACGAAGATCAGACCGTCGCACTGGCTGGCGAGGGTGGGGACGTCGTCCATGCCGATGACGGGTGGGGAATCGAAAATGATGTAATCGAAGTGGGTGCGGGCTTCGGAGACGAGTTGGTGGAGGGATCGGGAGAGGAGACGTTCGCCGGGGTTGGGGGCGGCGCCACCGGCGGTGATGATGGCGAGGGAGCGGTGGGGGGTGGCATTGAGGACCTCGGACCAGGGTTCGCGACCGTCGAGGACCTCGGAGAGGCCGGGTTCGGAGGGGACGCCGAAGACCTGGGCGACGGTGCCGCGGCGGAGGTCGGCATCGATGAGGAGAACCCGGTTGCCGGCGCGGGCGAGGGTGATGGCGAAGTTGACGGTGAAGGTGGATTTCCCGTCGCCGGGAACGGAACTGGTGGCGAGGAGGACCTGTCTGGGTCCGCCGAGGTCGCCGAACATGATGGAAGAGCGCACGCCGCGAAAGGATTCGACGAAGAGGGTATCGACCTGGAGGTCATCGACGGAGACGAAGGAGCCCGGGGGGCGGTTGTCCAGGGAGAGGAGGGGAACCTGGCCGAGGATGGGTTCGTCGAGGGCGTGTTCGAGGTCTTCGGCGGATTCGAGGCGGTCATCGAGGCGATGGAGGAGGAAGACGAGTCCGAAGCCGGAGAGGAGGCCGACGAGGATGCCGGTGACGATGATGCGGGCACGGGCGGGACCGACGGGTTGATCGGAGGCGAGGCCTTCTTCGAGGATGGTGATGATTTCGCTGCTGGGCTGGATTTGGTGGAGGGCCTGGAGTTCGCGGGCGAATTGGTCGCGGAGTTCGCGTTTGGCGGCGAGGTCGATGCCGAGGGAGACGAATTGGCGATGGATCTCGCGGAGACGCTCGACCTCGGTGCGTTGGGATTCGACCTGCCGGTCGAGGACGGCCTCCTCCTGGCGAAGGGAGCCGATGCGGGCCTGACGGAGTTCTTCGATGAGATCGAGCTGGGTGGCGATCTGGCGTCTTGTCTCGCCGATGGCCTCCTGGAGGCGGACCATGTAGGGGTGGCGCGGTTTGAGGACCTCGGACTGGCGGTCGGATTCGGCGAGGAGACGGGCGAGAGCGAGTCTGAGATCCCGGTAGGAGGAGCGGCCGGTGAATTTATCGAGGGGATCGGCGGAGTCGAGGGAGACGGGGTCTTCGGGGTTGGGCGGGGGCGGACCGGTTGGGGAGGTCGGGGTGGGGGAGAGTGGGGCGGCGCTGAAGGCGGCGTCGGGCAGGTCGGCGAGTTCGGCAGCGGAACGCTCCTCGAGGCGCTGACCCTCCAGCATGACGGCCTGGCGGCGGCGCTGAAGGTTGATGAGGAGGTCCTGGGCGGCGTTGCCGGTGTCCTGGCTGGTGGCAATGCGGTGTTCGCGGATGAAGTCGTCGAGGCGATGCTGGGCTTCGGCGACTTGCTCCTCCTGTTGGCTAAGCTCGACGCGGGTCTTGTCCATCTGCCGGCGGGCGACCTCGCTGTGCATCTGTTCCTTGAAGGCGAGGAATTCCTGGGCCCAGGTGCGGGCAAACTGGCGGGCGTATTCGAGGTTGCTGCTTTCCACCGTCATGATGAAGGTCGATCCCTGACCCTGGCTCACGGTGAGGTGACGGGAAGGGGGGGGGCCGTCGGGGAGTCGGAACTCCTGCATTTTCTCTTCGACCCGACCGAGGACCTGGCTGCCGCGCATGTACTGGAGTTGATCGGCGACAAAGCTGTTCTTCTCCTCGAGAACGACGGCCCGGTCACCGGATCGTTGGGAGAGGGCGATCCGCGGGGCGATGCCGAGGCGGGACTGGGCCCGGTAGGTGTCCGGGGTGGTGAAGGAGTAGTAGGTGGCCAGGCCGGAACCGAGGGCGAGGGTGAGCAGCGGGATCCACCACCGGTTGCGGAACATTCGCAGCGAGCGGCGGAGGAGGGCCAGGAGGTTGACACGGTCGGCCACGGGCATGCGGTAGCCCACGTGGTGAGGGCCGTGGTAGGGGACGGGATGGTCCATGCGGTGGCGCGTCGGATATCAATTGAACCACTTCGTCCGGACCTCGACACGGTCGCCGTCCTGGAGGATCAGGTCGCGTTCGCGTATCCCCTCGCGGAGGATGGAGCGGACATTAATCTCGAGGGTGCGGGACTGTTGGGAGTCCGGATCGAGGCGGTGCACCTTGACGCGGCGGAGGTCGGCATCGGGGGTGAAGCCGAGTTGAAGGATGGCGTCGCTGAGCAGCAGCGGCGGAGTGTCCGGGGTGAGGGGAAGCGTGGCGGACATTTCGCCGAAGAACTGGACCCGTCCTGGAGTGACAATTTTCTCGCCGAGGGTGAGTTCGACGGTGGCGCGATGGTAGTAGTCGGCGAGGAGGCTGCGGGTTAGGTCTTCGCGCACTTCCTCGACGGTCTTCCCACGCACCAGAAGGGTGATGCGGAGGTCGGAATCCCGTGAAACGGGGAAGCTGACTTCGCCGACACTATTGACGACGACGAGGAGCGGGGCGGGGCCACGGACGGGGTCCTCGGCGATGCGATACTGGATGCGGTCACCGGCGCGAAGCACGTGTTTGGGGGGAGGTTCCAGGGCGGCAGATTCCTGGGCCCCGCTCCAAGGCGCGACGAGCGCCGGCGCCAGGAAGAACATCATCAAGGACCGGAGTATCATGGATCGAAGGGATCGGGGAGGGTGGTGGTGGGATTCAGAAGCGATAGCTGGCGGTCAAGGAGAAGCGGTTCTCGAAGTAGTCCCGATCGCTGCTCCGGGCGGATCGAGTGTGGATGGCGTAGGAGGCGCCCAGGTGGCTTCGGGAGGAAGTGCGCAGGCCGACTCCAAGGTTGAGATGATAGAGGTCGGCATCATCGCCACCGGGTCCGGAGATGGAGATCGACCGGTATCGGAAGCCCAGACTGGACGTGAGCCGGGAGTTGAGGCGGGCAGTCAGGGCGTAGCGGACAGAGAGATCTTCGGTGTAGTTGGAACCGAACCCGGAGTCGACGCTGGTGCCGACCGAGGCGGAGTGATCGACGAATCGGTTGAGGCGATGGTTGGCCGCGAAGTTGAAGATCGTCCCCGAGAAGTCGCTCCGGTCGGAGATGGACCCGGTCTGGTCGTACCACGATTCAGCGTGTTGGACGAGGGCGCTGAGGGAGAGGGATTCGATGGGGCGCCATGTGAGGTGGGGACCGACGGCGAAGGATTGGCCATCGTTCTGGGTCGGTTCCGAGAATGTGAAGATCGAGTAGGATCCCGAGACGCCGGCGGCCACGGGCGTGGTGATTCGCACCATGGCCGAACCTTCGAAGGCATGGAGATCGCGGTCCAGCGAGGTGAACTGGTCATTAAGGGATCGGTTGATGGCGAAGCGATATCCGCCGGAGAGGCTGATGCGGCGTGCGCCGCCCCAGAAGGCGCGGAGACCGGTAGCATTGGCCACCTGCTGAAATGCAATGTCAAAGGTGTCCTCGCCTCCGGCGAATTCCGGTCTGGACGAAGCCTCCGAGGTGGACGCGGTGTGGTTGGAGAGACGGAGATCGACTTCGCCGAGGCCGAAGGTGTAATCGAGATGGGAATTGGGGGCGATGTAGAGGCGGTTCCGGTCGCTGGTCCCGGCCCACCACTCATACCCGATGCCGACATCCGCCTGGAGT
Coding sequences within:
- a CDS encoding GNAT family N-acetyltransferase: MNITHTHSPRVVPSTDPRDPEWDAWVARHPQPHPEQSSGWGDAQRIRGWEPCRWTLREGDRLLGGVQVLVRPAPRLGHVAYIQRGPLLLEEAAHLAPLLLQTLRTAAAQRRWAYLSMVLPYQGGPSEAALRAAGYFPQPALLPPQTSEAATLVVDLTPPEEEILARMRRTTRRYIRQGQERGLLIRSGSESDLDTFGQLMLALCARRGVRSNIPAGEFLHRVWQAFHPGGHIRLFLAQHDARPIAGLIVLALGTWARAWRIGWSGEAPDLRPNESLYWAAMRWARESGHRHFDFMGFETNLARALAEGRQPSPSSLSSLAQFKLGLGGIPMVLRPFQCRFFHPLVQLLLRAGGHRLLDWPPLRRLLPRRLLAGAHAG
- a CDS encoding polysaccharide biosynthesis tyrosine autokinase, whose amino-acid sequence is MDHPVPYHGPHHVGYRMPVADRVNLLALLRRSLRMFRNRWWIPLLTLALGSGLATYYSFTTPDTYRAQSRLGIAPRIALSQRSGDRAVVLEEKNSFVADQLQYMRGSQVLGRVEEKMQEFRLPDGPPPSRHLTVSQGQGSTFIMTVESSNLEYARQFARTWAQEFLAFKEQMHSEVARRQMDKTRVELSQQEEQVAEAQHRLDDFIREHRIATSQDTGNAAQDLLINLQRRRQAVMLEGQRLEERSAAELADLPDAAFSAAPLSPTPTSPTGPPPPNPEDPVSLDSADPLDKFTGRSSYRDLRLALARLLAESDRQSEVLKPRHPYMVRLQEAIGETRRQIATQLDLIEELRQARIGSLRQEEAVLDRQVESQRTEVERLREIHRQFVSLGIDLAAKRELRDQFARELQALHQIQPSSEIITILEEGLASDQPVGPARARIIVTGILVGLLSGFGLVFLLHRLDDRLESAEDLEHALDEPILGQVPLLSLDNRPPGSFVSVDDLQVDTLFVESFRGVRSSIMFGDLGGPRQVLLATSSVPGDGKSTFTVNFAITLARAGNRVLLIDADLRRGTVAQVFGVPSEPGLSEVLDGREPWSEVLNATPHRSLAIITAGGAAPNPGERLLSRSLHQLVSEARTHFDYIIFDSPPVIGMDDVPTLASQCDGLIFVYRAGVTSLRLARLAVNTVRQRGARILGLILNGVSTSDPGYYYTAYYYAQYHNPIPSTSPADAPPDPAPPAHRPAGASLLATLRSDGNGQPNPPPTVDVDPVPSQPAPTRRQPRNPPS